A window from Malania oleifera isolate guangnan ecotype guangnan chromosome 7, ASM2987363v1, whole genome shotgun sequence encodes these proteins:
- the LOC131160242 gene encoding uncharacterized protein LOC131160242, with the protein MSRGTVMAIKSYQNQARTLVKNYLLADSLIPYTSIFAGIFICKIVYDLTQLISTFYFKSYSSLTKIQRIEWNNRGISTVHAIFISATSLYFVFWSDLYSDHWLAGFVTFRSSPLSAFTLGVSVGYFLADLGMICWLYPSLGGLEYVIHHSLSATAVAYALFSGEGQLYTFMVLISEVTTPEINIRWYLDMAGLKRSSAYLINGVVIFFAWLVARILLFMYMFYHVYLHYDQVIQMHIFGYLLVFVVPSVLAIMNLMWFGKIIRGLKKTLAKRP; encoded by the exons atgTCGAGAGGGACAGTTATGGCTATCAAGTCTTACCAAAATCAGGCTAGGACCCTTGTAAAGAACTACTTACTTGCAGATTCATTAATTCCATATACTTCAATCTTTGCTGGCATATTCATTTGCAAAATT GTCTATGATCTTACCCAGTTAATCAGTACATTTTACTTTAAAAGTTATTCCAGCCTTACCAAAATTCAACGAATTGAGTGGAATAATCG TGGCATCTCTACTGTTCATGCCATCTTTATATCTGCTACATCGTTATACTTTGTGTTCTGGTCAGATCTGTATTCTGATCACTGGCTGGCTGGCTTTGTCACATTTCGAAGCTCACCACTCTCTGCTTTTACCTTAGGG GTTTCTGTTGGATATTTTCTTGCGGACCTTGGCATGATTTGTTGGCTATATCCTTCTTTAGGCGGATTAGAGTAT GTTATCCATCACTCGCTATCTGCAACTGCAGTAGCATATGCTTTGTTTTCTGGGGAAGGACAGCTTTACACATTTATGGTCCTTATCTCTGAGGTGACAACACCAGAGATAAATATCCGATG GTATCTTGATATGGCTGGTTTAAAGCGGTCCAGTGcttatctcattaatggtgtTGTGATATTTTTTGCTTGGCTG GTTGCAAGAATTCTGCTGTTCATGTACATGTTTTACCACGTCTATTTACACTATGATCAG GTGATCCAGATGCACATCTTTGGTTATCTCTTGGTGTTTGTGGTGCCATCGGTGCTGGCCATCATGAACTTAATGTGGTTTGGGAAGATTATCAGGGGACTCAAGAAGACTTTGGCCAAGAGACCTTAA